One Hordeum vulgare subsp. vulgare chromosome 4H, MorexV3_pseudomolecules_assembly, whole genome shotgun sequence DNA window includes the following coding sequences:
- the LOC123446172 gene encoding translation initiation factor IF-2-like, with product MTTRAQPPLPTQAHRRQRAASYSSSSSSSSSFSTASSAASSPSPSPRTTSIPFSWEHHPGIPKNHSFLRGAADPAASPSAPLPLPPPIRASPSRRRANRSAPGAPGAADPFAAALAECTRERTSAIDIDALFPPKPASAVRAGPRRWSIATGGVVGLLDLYGCRNAMGVAEGAFVVRRPVGAVGRAGQGRAGRPGKR from the coding sequence ATGACGACACGGGCGCAACCACCACTGCCGACGCAGGCTCACCGGCGGCAGCGCGCAGCCTCCTACTCGtcttcgtcgtcctcgtcgtcgtctttcTCCAcggcctcctccgccgcctcctcgccgtcgccgtccccgcgcACCACCTCCATCCCCTTCTCCTGGGAGCACcacccgggcatccccaagaacCACTCCTTCCTCCGCGGCGCCGCGGACCCTGCTGCCTCCCCGTCCGCGCCGCTCCCGCTCCCGCCGCCGATCCGTGCGTCGCCCTCCCGACGCCGCGCCAACCGATCGGCGCCGGGCGCTCCAGGCGCCGCCGACCCCTTTGCCGCCGCGCTGGCAGAATGCACCAGGGAGCGCACCAGCGCCATCGACATCGACGCGCTGTTTCCTCCTAAGCCGGCGTCGGCCGTCCGCGCCGGGCCGCGGCGGTGGTCCATCGCCACTGGCGGGGTGGTGGGATTGCTGGACCTGTACGGCTGCAGGAACGCCATGGGCGTCGCCGAGGGCGCCTTCGTGGTACGCCGACCGGTGGGGGCCGTCGGGCGGGCGGGCCAGGGCCGCGCTGGCCGGCCCGGCAAGAGATAA